TTTTCAGTGCGGTCAAGAACCGCACGCTGCGATTTCACAGAAATTTCACTTTCCGCCGCGTTTGTCTCCTTCTTCATGGAAAAGCCCCCTAAGGGGGCTCAAGAGCCATCAGCGCAGGCGCACCGCCACCAGGATCGGGTCGTGATCGGAGAGGAAGCGCCCTTCCGGCCGTTCCTGTGGAACGGTCGCGGACGTGAAGGACAGGTTTCTCCCGTAGACGTAGTCGATCGCCGCCGCAACATGCCCGAAGGCGTGAAAGGTGGTTGGCGACGCCGAAAGCGGGATCGCGGGGCGGAAGCCGGCGGAGTCGAAGAGGGCATGGAGCGGTTCGTCGGGTCCGGCGTTGAAATCGCCTGCGACGACGGTCGGCAGGACCCGCTTCGGATCGGTCGCGTCGAGGAGCCCGAGGAGGATCTCCGCCTGGCGGCGCCGCACCGCGACGTCGCCGTAGTCGAAATGGGTGGAAACGACCCGGATGACCTTTCCTTGCGGCGTTTCGAAGACAGCTTCGACCGCGATCCGCGGAAAGAAACTGCCGGGGAGGGTCGAGGGAATCCCGGGGGTGTCGGACAGCCAGCGGGTCGTATCGCGCACCAGCTTCGTTTTCCTCGGGTCATAGAGGATCGGCGTCCCCTCGCCCCGGCCGGTGTCGCGGGGGGAACCGACCGCGCGGTAGAAGGGCGTGACGTCGAGCAGGTCCCGCGTCATCGCCGGATCGAGTTCCTGCGTGCAGAGGATCGGCACGCGGATCCTTCCGAGATATTCCTTCAGAAGCGGGAGACGCTTCTCCCAGGCGTTCTTTCCGTCGCTTTCGAGGGCGATCCGGAGATTGAAGGTCATGATCCTCATCGCCTGTCCTCCTGGCACGCCGGGCAGTAGCGCACCTTCCCGCCGAGAAAGGCCTTCTCGACGATCGTCGTCCCGCACGCCGGACAGCGTCCGTCGGGGCGACGCGTACGTTCGGCGTAGAGGCCGTGGTTTCCATGGAGGTCGACGAAGGAGGCGCGTCCGCCGGCCGCGGCGATCGCGCGCGTCGTCCCGACGAGCGCTTCGTAGAGGCGGAGGATCTCTTCTTCCCGAAGCGCGGACACCCGGGTCTCGGGGCGGAGGCGGGCGGTCCAGAGGACGTCCTGGATCGTACCGTTCCCGACGCCGGGGATCCTTTGTCCGGTCGCGAGCAGGGCCTTCACCGACAGGCGCGGGTTCTCCGTTGCCGTCCGGGCGAAGCGTTCGACCGTGAAGTCGGGGGAAAGCGGCGCGATTCCGTCCGCGTGCGCGACGTAATAGGGATTCGCGCGCAGCTCGTCCTCGCCGCCGACCGACAGGTAGCCGTAGAGCTTGACGCGGGCGGTCAGGTTCGTCCCGTCCGCAAACGACAGGAGCATCTGCGTCTTCTCGAGGCGCGGGTCGCAGTAGCGCACCGTCACGTCCTCGCCGATCGCGACGTTCTGTCCGCCCGAACAGCGGACGACGACGCGGCCGCCGACCGCCTGGACGCGCTCGACGGTCCGTCCGCGCAGACGATCGGCCGCCGCCGCGGGATCCATCCCGATCCAGCAGAATCTGTGGGGTGCGGAAAGAAAGGCCGCGTCCGCGACCGTCTTCCCGGAAATCGCCTCGTCCATCTGCCTGGCCAGCGCCAGGGCTTCGCCGATCTCGATCATCGCGATCCCTCCCGTCCTCACTCCCATTATACACACGTTTCGAAGAATGAAAAAGGGGAACGGATCAGTTCCCCTCTCGATTCAGCGGTAGACCTGCAGCTTCTCCTGTTTGGTGAGGACGCGCAGGGTCCCTTCGGCGAGCGCGCGCATCTCGTCCTCGCCGGGATAGACGGTGACCGGGAAGATCGGCTGGACGCGGGCCTTGATCATGTCGACGAACATCGGGTTGTACGCGAGGCCGCCGGTGAGGATGATCGCGTCGACCTTTCCGCCGGCGACGAAGTAGAGCGAGCCGATCTCCTTGGCGACCTGATAGGCCATCGCGTCGAGATAGAACCGCGCGGTCTCGTCGCCCGCCTCGATGCGGCGCTTGATCTCAAGACCGTTCGAGGTCCCGAGATAGGAGACGAGTCCGCCCTGGCCCGCAAGCATCTTCTTGACGTCGCCGATCGCGTACCTGCCGGAATAGCACATGTCCACGAGCGGATAGGTCGGGACCGTGCCGGCGCGCTCCGGCGAGAACGGGCCGGTGCCGCCGAGGGCGTTGTTCACGTCGACGACGCGGCCGTGGTCGTGCAGACCGACGGAGATCCCGCCGCCGAGATGGGCGATGATCATCGTCAGGTCCTCGTAGTCGCGGCCGACGACCTTGGCGTGGCGCTTGGCGATCGCCTTGTGGTTGAGGGCGTGGAAGATCGAGACTCGCTCGATCCCGGACAGGCCGGAGACGCGGGCGATGTCCTCCATCTCGTCGATCACGACCGGGTTCACGATGTAGGCCGGACGGTTGAGCGGTTCGGCGAGCTCATAGGCGATCATCGCGCCGAGGTTGCTGGCATGATAGCCGTAGCGGCCGACGGAAAGGTCGTCGACCATCGTCTTCGTGACGAGGTAGGTGCCGCTGTTCCTCAGCGGTTTCAGCATCCCCCCGCGGCCGACGAAGACGTCGATGTTTTCGGGCGTGTAGCGGTGCTCGGCGAGGAAGTCGAGGATGATCTGCTTCCGGAAGTCCTTCTGGTGGGCGACCGTCGGAAACTGCTTGAGCGTCTCCGCGTCGTGCTTCAGGACGTGCTCCTGGATGAGCTTGTCGTTGATGAAGACGGCGACCTTCGTCGAGGTCGAGCCGGGGTTAATGACGAGAATCAGATAGTCCATGTCCGTACACCACCGCGAGCGCGATCGAATGGAGTTTCGTTTCCGGGGCGTCCGCCCGGCTCGTGAGCACGATCGGCACGCGCGCGCCGATCACGAGGCCGGCGGCTTCCGCGCCGGCGAGGAAGACGGCCGTCTTATAGAAGACGTTTCCGCCGTCGAGGTTGGGGAACACGAGGATGTCGGCCCGGCCGGCCACGGGGCCTGAAAGACCCTTGTGTCGGACCGAATCGGCGGAGACGAGGTTGTCGATCGCGAACGGTCCGTCGACGTCGAAGCCGCAGTCGCCGCGGAGGGCGAAGGTCTTCTTCACCTCGTCGGCGTCGAGGGTCGACGCGATCTTGGGATTGACCTTCTCGACGGCGGACACGAGTCCGACCTTCGGGCGGTCGTAGCCGAGGGTGCGGGCGAGCTTCACCGCGTTCTCGATCAGAAGCGTCTTCTCGGCGACGGAGGGGGCGATGTTCATCGCGCCGTCGGTGGCGAACAGGACGCGGTCGACGAGCGGAACGGAGACGATCCCGACGTGCGAGAGGAGCGGTGCGTCCTTGATCCCCCACTCGCTGTTCACGACGCCCTTGAGGAGGACCTTCGTGTCGACGAGTCCCTTCATCAGGATGTCGGCCTCGCCCCTGTTCACGAGGTCGATGCCGTGGCGGACGGCGGATTCGTCATCGGGCTTGTCGACGATCTCAAACGGTTTCTTCATCTTGAAGCGGCAGGCCAGTTCGGCGATCTCGGCGAGCCGGCCGATCAGGATCGGTTCGACAAGGCCGCGTTCCGCCGCCATCGCGACGGCGTCGACGACGAACTCGTCGTGGGCGCAGACGACCGCGAGACGGTACGGACGGAGTCCCTCGGTCAGGCGGAACAGGTCCGAGACCTTCTCAAGCATGGGGCATCGCCCCGCCTTTCGCGAGCCCGCGGCCGGCGGCGATCGCATCCCGGTTGATCGGCATCAGGTGCGCCTTGCGCTCGCCGAGAAACTTCTGGAGGATGTGGTCGACGGTCGCGTCCATGAACATTCCGGTCGCCTCGAGGAAGGCGCCGAGCATCACCATGTTGGCGACCTGGACGTTGCCGAGGGAGAGGGCGACGTCGTTCGCCGGAACGGCGAGGACGGTGACGCCTTCGATCGCGACCTCGTCCTTGATGAGCGAGGAGTTGTAGAGCACGAGGCCGCCCGGGACGACCTTGTCTTTGAACTTCTGGAGCGACGGCAGGTTGAAGGCGACGAGACGGTCGGCCTTCTGGAAGACGGGCGAGTTGATCGGCTTCTTCGAGACGATCACCGAGCAGTTGGCGGTGCCGCCGCGGGTCTCCGGTCCGTAGGACGGGACCCAGAGGGCGTACATCTCCTCCTCGGTGGCCGAATACGCGAGCATCTGCCCGAACATCATCACGCCCTGGCCGCCGAAGCCGGCGACCTTCACGTTCACGGCGTCATTCATGGCTTTCCACCCCCGCATCCCGGAACACCTTCATCGGGAAGACCTTGGTCATCTCTTCTTCGACCCACTTGAGCGCGTCCTGGGGCGTCTTTCCCCAGTTGACGGGGCAGGTCGAGAGGATCTCGACCATCGTGAAGCCGCAGCCTTCCTTCTGATAGGTGAAGGCCTTCTTGATCGCGTTCTTCGCGTTTCGCACCTGGCGCGGGTTGTAGACGGAGCAGCGCTCGAGGTAGGCGACGCCCTCGATCTGCGAGAACATCTCGGAGATGTGGATCGGGTTGCCGTGGAGATGGGCGTCGCGGCCCATCGGCGAGGTCGTCGTCTTCTGGCCGATCAGCGAGGTCGGGGCCATCTGGCCGCCGGTCATGCCGTAGATCGCGTTGTTGACGAAGATGATCGTGACGTTCTCGCCGCGGTTGGCGGCGTGGATCGTCTCGGCGATGCCGATCGAGGCGAGGTCGCCGTCGCCCTGGTAGGTGAAGACGATGTCGTCGGGATGGGTCCGCTTGATGCCGGTGGCGACGGCCGCGGCGCGGCCGTGCGGACACTGGATCATGTCGCAGTTGAAGAATTCGTAGGAGAACACCGAGCAGCCGACGGAGGCGACGCCGACGGTGCGGTCGAGGACGCCGAGCTCTTCAAGCGATTCGGCGACGAGCTTGTGGATGATGCCGTGGGTGCAACCCGGGCAGTAGGACAGCGGCTTGTCGGTGAGTCCCTTGGACTTCCTGTATTTGATTTCCATCAGTCGACCCTCCGCTCATCGAAGTGGAGGATCGCCTCGGCGACCTCCTCCGGTTCGGGCACGACACCGCCGGCGCGTCCGAAGAAAGCGACCGGCAGGGCGCCGTTGTTCATGATGCGGACGTCGTCGAGCATCTGTCCGAGGCTCATCTCGCAGACGAGGATGCCCTTGCAGTTGCGGTTGATCGCCTTGAAGGGCGCCTTCGGGAACGGCCAGAGGGTGATCGGCCGGATCATCCCGACGTTCAGCTTCTTCTTCGCGAGGATCTCGATCGCGGAGCGGACGACGCGCGCCATCGTGCCGTAGGCGACGACGACATAGTCGGGGTCGTCCATGTTCACGAGTTCGAAGCGGGTCTCGTTTGCGGTCGCATGCTGGTATTTCTTCTGGAGCTTCAGGTTGTGCGCCTCGAGCTCATAGGGGTCGAGATAGAGCGAGCAGATCGTGTTCCGGCCCTGGTGCCCGGCCATTCCGCCGGCCGCCCAGTCCTTGGGCGGGACGAAGCGCTTCGTCGTCGGCTTGTTCACGTCGACGGCTTCCATCATCTGGCCGATCAGGCCGTCGACGAGGATCATCACCGGATTGCGGTAGTAGTCGGCCACGTCGAAGGCTTCCTTGATCACGTCCACGGTCTCCTGGATCGACTCGGGGGCGAAGACGATCGTGTGGTAGTCGCCGTTCCCGCCGCCGCGCGTCGCCTGGTAGTAGTCGCCCTGGGACGGCTGGATGCCGCCGAGACCGGGGCCGCCGCGCATGACGGAGACGATCACGGCCGGCAGTTCGGAACCGGCGAGGTAGCTGATGCCCTCCTGCTTGAGGGCGATGCCCGGCGAGGACGAGGACGTCATCGCCCGGGCGCCGGAGGCCGCGGCGCCGTAGACCATGTTGATCGCGGCGACTTCCGATTCCGCCTGCAGGAACACGCGTCCCTGCTCGAACATGTACTTCGAGAGGTATTCGGAGACTTCGTTCTGGGGGGTGATGGGGTAGCCGAAATAGGCTTCGACACCGCCCTTGACGGCCGCGAGGGCGATCGCCTCGTTGCCTTTCATGAGCACTTTGTTGGCCATTATTTCAGCACCTCCACGGTGATGATCGAGTCGGGGCACATCAGCGCGCAGGTGGCGCAGGCGATGCATTTGTCCTCGTCGGTGATCCGGATCAGGTTGTAGCCCTGGTTGTTCATCCAGTTCTTGTCCTGATACAGGATCTTGACGGGGCAGAAGGTGACGCACAGGCCGCAGCCCTTGCAGCGTTCGTACTCGAACGTGAGTCTTCCTTTCGGCATGGAAATCCTCCTAGAGCCAAGATTGGCGAAGATAGAGTTTCAGGGGCAAAGGTTCTCCGGACACCTTGCGGGCCGGGTCGTAGATCGTTTCGGGAATCGCGGTGAAGACCACGGGAAGGCCCGTGCGGGCGGCGACCGCGGTCAAAACGGCTTCGCCCGCCGCCACTTCTTCGTACGTGGTGTCCCGAAGCAGGTTGGCGTTGTTGACGAGGCCGGTGACCCTGATGCCGCCGGCATCCTCGATCGCGCCGATGAGGGCGATCAGGGAATCCGGCGTGGAAGTGTCGTCGCGGTACACGTTCACGACCAGGAACAGGTCGACGGGCTCGGCGGCGGCGAGGTCGCGGAACTGCCGGAGCAGGGTCGCGCCGAGGTCGTTGCCGCCGAGGTCGAAGATCGCCGTCGATTCCTTGTCGTAGAACGGCTTGAAGACGTCTTTCGACAGGTAGGGCATGTCGGCGTAGATCGCATCCTTGAGGGGCGAGGAGACGACGTTCACGCCGGCGTCGCGAAGCGGTTTGTCCGCTTCGCGGCTGCGGAAGTACGGATTGACGATGTCGAGGTCGACGAGATAGCCGACCCGGCGCCGGATCGCGAGATTGACCGCGACCTCCGACTTGCCGCTGCCGAAATACCCGCAGAGGAACGTCAGCCGGCGCATCTCAGCGCGGGACGTAGTTGGCGCGGACGCGGCCGATCGTCTCCATGCGCTTCTTGGCGAAGCGCTTGGCGGCTTCCTGGGTATGGATGTTCTCGTCGCGGGCGATCGTGAAGATGTCGATCAGACGGTCGTAGATCTTCTCGACGTCGCGGACGACCTTGTCGCGGTTGTAGGTGCCGAGCTCGTTGAAGACGTTGATGACGCCGCCGGCGTTGATCACGAAGTCGGGGGCGTAGAGGATGCCCTTGTCCTTGATCATGTTGCCG
This is a stretch of genomic DNA from Candidatus Izemoplasmatales bacterium. It encodes these proteins:
- a CDS encoding endonuclease/exonuclease/phosphatase family protein, with product MRIMTFNLRIALESDGKNAWEKRLPLLKEYLGRIRVPILCTQELDPAMTRDLLDVTPFYRAVGSPRDTGRGEGTPILYDPRKTKLVRDTTRWLSDTPGIPSTLPGSFFPRIAVEAVFETPQGKVIRVVSTHFDYGDVAVRRRQAEILLGLLDATDPKRVLPTVVAGDFNAGPDEPLHALFDSAGFRPAIPLSASPTTFHAFGHVAAAIDYVYGRNLSFTSATVPQERPEGRFLSDHDPILVAVRLR
- the buk gene encoding butyrate kinase; protein product: MDYLILVINPGSTSTKVAVFINDKLIQEHVLKHDAETLKQFPTVAHQKDFRKQIILDFLAEHRYTPENIDVFVGRGGMLKPLRNSGTYLVTKTMVDDLSVGRYGYHASNLGAMIAYELAEPLNRPAYIVNPVVIDEMEDIARVSGLSGIERVSIFHALNHKAIAKRHAKVVGRDYEDLTMIIAHLGGGISVGLHDHGRVVDVNNALGGTGPFSPERAGTVPTYPLVDMCYSGRYAIGDVKKMLAGQGGLVSYLGTSNGLEIKRRIEAGDETARFYLDAMAYQVAKEIGSLYFVAGGKVDAIILTGGLAYNPMFVDMIKARVQPIFPVTVYPGEDEMRALAEGTLRVLTKQEKLQVYR
- a CDS encoding bifunctional enoyl-CoA hydratase/phosphate acetyltransferase — translated: MLEKVSDLFRLTEGLRPYRLAVVCAHDEFVVDAVAMAAERGLVEPILIGRLAEIAELACRFKMKKPFEIVDKPDDESAVRHGIDLVNRGEADILMKGLVDTKVLLKGVVNSEWGIKDAPLLSHVGIVSVPLVDRVLFATDGAMNIAPSVAEKTLLIENAVKLARTLGYDRPKVGLVSAVEKVNPKIASTLDADEVKKTFALRGDCGFDVDGPFAIDNLVSADSVRHKGLSGPVAGRADILVFPNLDGGNVFYKTAVFLAGAEAAGLVIGARVPIVLTSRADAPETKLHSIALAVVYGHGLSDSRH
- a CDS encoding 2-oxoacid:acceptor oxidoreductase family protein, which codes for MNDAVNVKVAGFGGQGVMMFGQMLAYSATEEEMYALWVPSYGPETRGGTANCSVIVSKKPINSPVFQKADRLVAFNLPSLQKFKDKVVPGGLVLYNSSLIKDEVAIEGVTVLAVPANDVALSLGNVQVANMVMLGAFLEATGMFMDATVDHILQKFLGERKAHLMPINRDAIAAGRGLAKGGAMPHA
- a CDS encoding thiamine pyrophosphate-dependent enzyme, which translates into the protein MEIKYRKSKGLTDKPLSYCPGCTHGIIHKLVAESLEELGVLDRTVGVASVGCSVFSYEFFNCDMIQCPHGRAAAVATGIKRTHPDDIVFTYQGDGDLASIGIAETIHAANRGENVTIIFVNNAIYGMTGGQMAPTSLIGQKTTTSPMGRDAHLHGNPIHISEMFSQIEGVAYLERCSVYNPRQVRNAKNAIKKAFTYQKEGCGFTMVEILSTCPVNWGKTPQDALKWVEEEMTKVFPMKVFRDAGVESHE
- the vorB gene encoding 3-methyl-2-oxobutanoate dehydrogenase subunit VorB; this translates as MANKVLMKGNEAIALAAVKGGVEAYFGYPITPQNEVSEYLSKYMFEQGRVFLQAESEVAAINMVYGAAASGARAMTSSSSPGIALKQEGISYLAGSELPAVIVSVMRGGPGLGGIQPSQGDYYQATRGGGNGDYHTIVFAPESIQETVDVIKEAFDVADYYRNPVMILVDGLIGQMMEAVDVNKPTTKRFVPPKDWAAGGMAGHQGRNTICSLYLDPYELEAHNLKLQKKYQHATANETRFELVNMDDPDYVVVAYGTMARVVRSAIEILAKKKLNVGMIRPITLWPFPKAPFKAINRNCKGILVCEMSLGQMLDDVRIMNNGALPVAFFGRAGGVVPEPEEVAEAILHFDERRVD
- a CDS encoding 4Fe-4S binding protein; this translates as MPKGRLTFEYERCKGCGLCVTFCPVKILYQDKNWMNNQGYNLIRITDEDKCIACATCALMCPDSIITVEVLK